One region of Salvia miltiorrhiza cultivar Shanhuang (shh) chromosome 3, IMPLAD_Smil_shh, whole genome shotgun sequence genomic DNA includes:
- the LOC131018289 gene encoding putative late blight resistance protein homolog R1B-14 codes for MAYEALDNLQQTLHQILERRDNLLTHSKESASKTHEIIEYLFCEENISYRGPVKPEVRLANRLRELAARLESVVGDVVDCIKGKGSVSSLESTVGDVADYIKAKKSSISSITDYADVSSSSRSAITSSKDDGVVGFEEDVEVIKDWLLEGSSKLQVLPIVGRGDIGKTTLVKIVYDDASVMKHFHICAWVTISQDHSVERIVLNLLASMKGISGLRAIYRDVESEIPTESLIRKYLEYKYIRYLIVMDDIWSKKAWDDVKMLFPDAGNGSRIIVTTRLQDVAAYVNSSSFIRTMSLLDAPHSWNLLKQKVFGDKDIPIELEGIGFKIAKNCGGLPLSIVVAAGLLSKIKIHTRDSWKQIAANNTQLDTIICSSYTHLPNHSEKCFLYMAGFPEDYEIRASELINLWIVEGFLKHLDESKSLEEEGEDCLEDLVDKSLVLVTNRKSDGKLKSCSLHDIVREFCVRQAAKEKVILPVMDYLPTPILRRHFVPRLIKDHHSISFSFYDLHLKNYVHSSHIRTIVCIPKKGYKSIGVVEKFSSLRVLHVLRRNDHWDWEPGQVFDLVHLTYLASNIPSSIVPSAISKLQNLQTLIIYRSEVLLPIEIWGLQQLKHLIAFSFQPLPNPEGEKSPLENLQALSLAMDLVWSKRMVEMIPNIKKLGICYSKVKFDVDASYCLDNLKQLCRLEKLKLEKQHEDFSSTQHDELGWISFRQANKRLGGLNFPLQLRRLTLSGWKLPWSDMTIIGSLPHLQVLKLRNYACHDSYWKTSKGQFRELRYLLIDRSYLVDWTTEASHFPRLECLMLRQCRSLRGIPTNVGHILTLKLIEVEVDGKSSEYLLRTAKWMEEDRQKFGYESFQVREKCS; via the coding sequence TTTCATATCGTGGACCCGTAAAGCCGGAGGTCAGACTTGCAAACAGGCTGAGGGAATTAGCAGCACGGCTGGAGTCAGTCGTCGGAGATGTGGTGGATTGCATCAAGGGTAAGGGCTCAGTCAGCAGTCTGGAGTCAACCGTTGGAGACGTGGCGGATTACATCAAGGCTAAGAAGAGCTCAATCAGCAGCATAACTGATTATGCAGATGTTAGTTCATCATCAAGATCAGCAATCACAAGCAGCAAAGATGACGGCGTGGTTGGTTTTGAAGAAGATGTGGAAGTGATCAAGGATTGGCTTCTGGAGGGATCATCCAAACTACAGGTCCTACCAATTGTTGGAAGAGGAGACATTGGTAAGACCACGCTTGTTAAAATTGTTTACGATGATGCATCCGTTATGAAACATTTTCACATCTGCGCTTGGGTCACAATATCACAAGATCATAGTGTAGAACGTATTGTTCTAAATTTGCTAGCTTCCATGAAAGGAATTTCAGGATTAAGAGCAATATATAGAGATGTTGAAAGCGAAATTCCTACGGAGTCCTTAATTCGCAAATACTTAGAGTACAAGTATATCAGATATCTTATTGTAATGGACGACATATGGAGTAAGAAAGCTTGGGATGATGTAAAGATGTTGTTTCCTGATGCCGGTAATGGCAGTCGGATCATAGTCACCACAAGGCTGCAGGATGTGGCTGCTTATGTCAACTCCTCTAGCTTCATTCGTACTATGAGTCTGTTGGATGCGCCTCATAGTTGGAATTTGCTAAAGCAGAAGGTGTTCGGAGATAAAGACATTCCTATTGAATTAGAAGGCATTGGGTTCAAAATTGCTAAAAATTGTGGAGGGTTGCCCCTTTCAATCGTGGTGGCGGCAGGACTTCTATCTAAGATTAAGATTCATACTCGAGACTCATGGAAGCAAATTGCTGCAAACAACACGCAGCTTGATACAATAATTTGTTCGAGTTATACCCATTTACCCAATCATTCCGAGAAATGTTTCTTATATATGGCTGGCTTTCCAGAAGATTATGAGATTCGTGCCTCAGAACTTATTAACCTTTGGATAGTTGAAGGTTTTTTAAAACATTTAGATGAATCTAAAAGCTTGGAAGAGGAAGGGGAGGATTGTTTGGAGGATCTTGTTGACAAAAGTCTAGTTTTGGTCACTAACAGGAAGTCTGATGGGAAATTAAAGAGTTGCAGCCTTCATGATATTGTGCGGGAATTTTGTGTAAGGCAGGCTGCGAAAGAGAAGGTGATTCTTCCTGTTATGGATTACTTACCTACTCCCATCCTGCGAAGGCATTTTGTTCCACGTCTCATAAAAGATCATCACAGCATAAGTTTTAGTTTCTACGATCTACATCTAAAAAACTATGTGCATAGCTCACACATCCGCACCATAGTATGTATTCCAAAGAAAGGGTACAAATCCATAGGCGTTGTAGAGAAGTTTAGTTCGCTGAGGGTCCTTCATGTTTTACGTAGAAACGATCATTGGGATTGGGAGCCAGGTCAAGTGTTCGATCTGGTTCATTTAACTTACCTTGCTTCCAACATTCCCAGTAGTATTGTTCCTTCAGCCATATCAAAACTTCAGAATCTTcagactttaattatttatagatcTGAGGTTCTTTTGCCCATAGAGATTTGGGGGTTGCAGCAGTTAAAACATCTTATTGCCTTCTCATTTCAACCCTTACCCAACCCTGAAGGGGAAAAAAGTCCCCTTGAGAACCTGCAGGCACTTTCGCTGGCAATGGACTTGGTGTGGAGTAAAAGAATGGTGGAAATGATTCCAAACATTAAAAAGCTGGGAATATGCTACTCCAAGGTGAAGTTTGACGTGGATGCGAGCTATTGCCTTGACAATCTTAAACAACTATGTCGActtgagaaattgaaattggagaAGCAACATGAAGATTTTTCATCTACACAACATGATGAACTTGGATGGATTTCATTTAGACAAGCTAATAAGAGACTTGGAGGTCTAAACTTTCCTCTGCAATTGAGAAGGTTAACCTTGAGTGGTTGGAAGCTTCCTTGGAGTGATATGACCATCATTGGTTCATTACCACATCTTCAAGTGCTGAAGCTAAGAAACTATGCTTGCCATGACAGCTACTGGAAAACATCTAAGGGACAATTTCGTGAACTGAGATATCTGCTAATCGACAGGTCATATTTGGTTGATTGGACGACTGAAGCTAGCCACTTCCCGAGACTCGAGTGCTTAATGCTTCGTCAGTGTCGCAGTCTACGTGGAATTCCAACTAATGTTGGACACATTCTAACACTTAAACTGATTGAGGTTGAGGTTGACGGTAAGTCGTCCGAATATCTTTTGAGAACGGCAAAATGGATGGAAGAGGACCGGCAGAAGTTTGGATATGAAAGCTTTCAAGTTCGTGAGAAGTGTTCCTGA
- the LOC131018291 gene encoding putative late blight resistance protein homolog R1B-12 codes for MAYEALDNLQQTLDQILEYHDDLVTHSVKQEILSINVQAAVLQLNLKHYPNKEKIREVANTAYEIIQYFFFGEYLSDCGSTEPTVIVANKLRELAQRLESTVGDVVDYIKGNDPISTVTDSHDVSSSSRSAITSSKDDIVVGFEEDVKVIKDRLCKGSSRLQVLPIVGTGGIASMKEISDAKSDIPMENLIYEYLKCRRYLIVMDDMWSKKAWDDVKMLFPDAGNSSGIIVTTRLQDVAAYSWNLLKRKVFGYNDIPSELEDSGFKIAKNCGGLPLSLVMAAGLLSKIPIHNRDSWKQIAADSGQLETIICLSYTHLPSHSKPCLLYMADFPEDYEIRVSELIHLWICEGFVALLNGSKSLEEEAEDCIEDLVERSLVLVTNTKSIGKIKSCSLLNRTFRLGRREYQ; via the exons ATGGCTTATGAAGCTCTTGATAACCTGCAGCAAACCTTAGATCAGATCCTAGAATACCATGACGATCTCGTCACTCATTCTGTAAAACAAGAAATTTTATCCATCAACGTCCAAGCTGCTGTCTTGCAGTTGAATCTCAAACATTAtccaaacaaagaaaaaatcaGAGAGGTAGCGAATACAGCATATGAGATTATccaatatttcttttttggagAATATCTTTCAGATTGCGGATCGACAGAGCCAACGGTCATAGTTGCAAACAAGCTGAGGGAACTAGCACAGAGACTGGAATCAACTGTTGGAGATGTGGTGGATTACATCAAGGGAAACGACCCAATCAGCACTGTAACTGATTCTCATGATGTTAGTTCATCATCAAGATCAGCAATCACAAGCAGCAAAGATGACATTGTTGTTGGTTTTGAAGAAGATGTGAAAGTGATCAAGGATCGTCTTTGCAAGGGATCATCCAGACTACAAGTCCTCCCAATTGTTGGAACAGGAGGCATTG CTTCCATGAAAGAAATTTCAGATGCCAAGAGCGACATCCCTATGGAAAACTTAATTTACGAGTATCTAAAATGTCGGAGGTATCTTATTGTTATGGACGACATGTGGAGCAAGAAAGCTTGGGATGATGTCAAGATGTTGTTTCCTGATGCGGGAAATAGCAGTGGGATAATAGTCACCACAAGGCTGCAGGATGTGGCTGCTTAT AGCTGGAATTTGCTAAAGCGGAAGGTGTTCGGATATAACGACATTCCTAGTGAATTGGAAGACAGTGGGTTCAAAATTGCTAAAAATTGTGGAGGGTTGCCCCTTTCACTCGTGATGGCGGCTGGACTTCTATCTAAGATTCCGATTCATAATCGAGACTCATGGAAGCAAATTGCTGCAGACAGCGGGCAGCTTGAAACAATAATTTGTTTGAGCTATACCCATTTACCTAGTCACTCGAAGCCATGTCTTTTATATATGGCCGACTTTCCAGAAGATTATGAGATTCGTGTCTCAGAACTTATTCACCTTTGGATATGTGAAGGTTTTGTAGCACTTTTAAATGGATCTAAAAGTTTGGAAGAGGAGGCAGAAGATTGTATCGAGGATCTTGTCGAAAGAAGTTTAGTTTTGGTCACCAACACGAAGTCTATTGGGAAAATAAAGAGTTGCAGCCTTCttaacaggacatttcgtttgggacggagggagtaccaatAA
- the LOC131017457 gene encoding putative late blight resistance protein homolog R1B-14, giving the protein MAYEALDNLQQTLDQILEHRDDLLTHSAKQEIISIRYQSVVLQLNLKHFPNKERIREAASKTHAIIEYLFSDKEIKPAVRLAIRLNELAARLESIVGDVVDYIKLGNDSISRVTDSADVSSSSRSAIASSKDDDVVVGFGDDVGVIRRRLLWGTHTLKVIPIVGTGGIGKTTLAKIVYNHASVVENFDICAWVTISQDHSVEHIVLNLLASMKEISSVRDAESDVPIESLIRKHLELSRYLIVMDDMWSKKAWDDVKSLFPDGRNGSRIIVTTRMQDVADYVSSSDDVHTMSLLNEYYSWNLLKQKVFGYKRIPIELEDIVKKIVQNCGGLPLSIVVVAGLLSKVHTRSSWEQIAANDGQLETIICLSYTHLPDHLKSRLLYMAGFPEDQEIRVTELVNLWISEGFVTCSENGSESLEEDAGDCLEDLVERSLVLVTKRKFDGKIKSCSLHDVVREFCVRQAAKEKVILSVMDYLPTPILRKHFVPRLIKDHHSISASSYDLHLKDYVHSSHIRTIICIPRKGYRSEGIVEKFSSLRVLHVLRRNNHWDWEPGQVFDLVHLTYLASNIPNSIVPSAISKLQNLQTLIIYRSEVRLPTEIWRLRQLRHLIAFSFQPLPYPDPKGENIPLQNLRELSLATDFLCNKRMLEMIPNVEKLGICYSREKFDADTRYRLNNLKYLCQLEKLKLEMHVDFSCIEMESEMRAHGDFSFRGLNFPSQLRRLTLSGWRLSWGDMTTIGSLPNLQVLKLRNYACKGIHWETCKGQFRELRLLLIDGSHLVDWITESSHFPKLECLMLRQCPSLYKIPSSIGDIPTLKRIEVDDKSSEYLLRTKTFQVRVKRS; this is encoded by the coding sequence ATGGCTTATGAAGCTCTTGATAACCTGCAACAAACCTTAGATCAGATCCTAGAACACCGCGACGATCTCCTCACTCATTCTGCAAAACAAGAAATCATATCCATCCGCTACCAATCTGTTGTGTTGCAATTGAATCTCAAACATTTTCCAAACAAAGAGAGAATCAGAGAGGCAGCAAGTAAGACACATGCGATTATTGAATACCTCTTCTCTGATAAAGAGATAAAGCCGGCAGTCAGACTTGCAATCAGGCTGAATGAATTAGCAGCGCGACTGGAGTCAATCGTTGGAGACGTGGTGGATTACATCAAGCTGGGCAACGACTCAATCAGCAGGGTAACTGATTCTGCAGATGTTAGTTCATCATCAAGATCAGCAATCGCAAGCAGCAAAGATGATGACGTTGTTGTTGGTTTTGGAGACGACGTGGGAGTGATCAGACGTCGGCTTTTATGGGGAACGCACACACTAAAGGTCATCCCCATTGTTGGAACAGGAGGCATTGGTAAGACCACACTTGCTAAAATTGTTTATAATCATGCATCCGTTgtcgaaaattttgatatctGCGCCTGGGTCACAATATCACAAGATCATAGCGTAGAACATATTGTGCTAAATCTGCTAGCTTCCATGAAAGAAATTTCATCAGTAAGAGATGCAGAGAGCGACGTTCCTATAGAGTCCTTAATTCGCAAGCACTTGGAGCTTAGCAGGTATCTTATTGTAATGGACGACATGTGGAGTAAGAAAGCTTGGGATGATGTAAAGAGTTTGTTTCCTGATGGTCGTAATGGAAGTCGGATCATAGTGACCACAAGGATGCAGGATGTGGCTGATTATGTCAGCTCCTCTGACGATGTTCATACTATGAGTTTGTTGAATGAATATTATAGCTGGAATTTGCTAAAGCAGAAGGTGTTTGGATATAAAAGGATTCCTATTGAATTGGAAGATATCGTGAAGAAAATTGTTCAAAATTGTGGAGGGTTGCCCCTTTCAATTGTGGTGGTGGCAGGACTTCTATCTAAGGTTCATACTCGATCCTCATGGGAGCAAATTGCTGCAAATGACGGGCAACTTGAGACAATAATCTGTTTAAGTTATACTCATTTACCTGATCACTTGAAGTCGCGTCTTTTATATATGGCTGGCTTTCCAGAAGATCAGGAGATTCGTGTTACGGAACTTGTTAATCTTTGGATATCTGAAGGTTTTGTAACATGTTCAGAGAATGGATCTGAAAGCTTGGAAGAGGATGCCGGAGATTGTTTGGAGGATCTTGTCGAGAGAAGTCTAGTTCTGGTCACCAAAAGGAAGTTTGATGGGAAAATCAAGAGTTGCAGCCTTCATGATGTTGTGAGGGAATTTTGTGTAAGGCAGGCTGCgaaagagaaggtaattctTTCTGTTATGGATTACTTACCTACTCCTATCCTGCGAAAGCATTTTGTTCCACGTCTCATAAAAGATCATCATAGCATAAGTGCTAGCTCGTATGATCTACATCTCAAAGACTATGTGCATAGCTCACACATCCGCACCATAATATGTATTCCGAGGAAAGGGTATAGATCTGAGGGCATTGTAGAGAAGTTTAGTTCACTGAGGGTCCTTCATGTTTTACGTAGAAATAATCATTGGGATTGGGAGCCAGGTCAAGTCTTCGATCTCGTTCATTTAACTTACCTTGCTTCCAACATTCCCAATAGTATTGTTCCTTCAGCCATATCAAAGCTTCAGAATCTTcagactttaattatttatagatcTGAGGTTCGTTTGCCCACGGAGATTTGGAGGTTGCGACAGTTAAGACATCTTATTGCCTTCTCATTTCAACCCTTACCCTACCCAGACCCTAAAGGGGAAAACATTCCCCTTCAGAACCTGCGGGAACTTTCACTTGCAACCGACTTCCTGTGCAATAAAAGAATGCTGGAAATGATTCCAAACGTTGAAAAGTTGGGAATATGTTATTCCAGGGAGAAGTTTGACGCGGATACGCGCTATCGCCTCAACAATCTTAAATATCTATGTCAACTcgagaaattgaaattggagaTGCACGTAGATTTTTCATGTATAGAAATGGAATCGGAGATGCGTGCACATGGAGATTTTTCATTTAGAGGTCTAAACTTTCCATCGCAGTTGAGAAGGTTAACCTTGAGTGGTTGGAGGCTTTCTTGGGGTGATATGACAACCATTGGTTCATTACCAAATCTTCAAGTGCTTAAACTAAGAAACTATGCTTGCAAAGGCATTCACTGGGAGACATGTAAGGGGCAATTTCGTGAGCTGAGACTTCTGCTAATCGACGGATCACATTTGGTTGATTGGATAACCGAAAGCAGCCACTTTCCGAAACTCGAGTGCCTAATGCTCCGCCAGTGTCCTAGTCTATATAAGATTCCAAGTAGTATTGGAGACATTCCAACACTTAAACGGATTGAGGTTGATGATAAGTCGTCCGAATATCTTCTGAGAACCAAAACATTTCAAGTTCGTGTGAAGCGGTCCTGA
- the LOC131018290 gene encoding putative late blight resistance protein homolog R1A-10 — MAYEALDNLQQTLDLILEHRDYFLTHSAKQEIISIRYQSIALQLNLKHYPNKERIREAASKTHEIIEHLFSDKEIKPAIRLAIRLRELAARLESIVGDVVDCINGNGSASSLEPTVGDVVDYIKLGNDSDVSSSSRSAIAIVGVDKDVKVIKDRLLVESSRLWVLPIVGTGGIASTKGISDAKSDIPMENLIYDYLKRRRYLIVMDDMWSKKAWDDVKMLFPDAGNSSGIIVTTRLQDVAAYVDSSNSIHNMSLLDSHQSWNLLKRKVFGYNDIPIELEDIGFKIATNCGGLPLSLVMAAGLLSKIPIHNRDSWKQIAADSGQLETIICSSYTHLPNHSKPCLLYMGGFPEDYEIRVSELINLWISEGFVTLSNGSKSLEKEAEDCVEDLVERSLVLVTNRKSDGKIKSCSLHDIVREFLVRQAAKEKVILSVMDYLPTPILRKYFVPRLIKDHHIISASSYDLHLKDYGHSSHIRTIICIPKKGYRYVGFVEKFSSLRVLHVLRRNDHWDWEPGQVFDLVHLTYLASNIPNSIVPSAISKLQNLQTLVIYRSEVRLPMEIWRLRQLRHLIAFSFQPLPNPEGEKNPLQNLQALSLAMDFVCSKRMVEMIRNIKKLGICYSKEKLDGDASYCLNNLKYLFELEKLKLEMHVDSSCIEQESEMPAREDFSFRGLNFPINFPLQLRRLTLGGWRLSCSVMTIIGSLPNLQVLKLRNFACHGGYWVTSEGEFRELRYLLIDGSYLAYWTTEASHFPRLEC, encoded by the exons ATGGCTTATGAAGCTCTTGATAACCTGCAACAAACCTTAGATCTGATCCTAGAACACCGCGATTATTTCCTCACTCATTCTGCAAAACAAGAAATCATATCCATCCGCTACCAATCTATTGCGTTGCAGTTGAATCTCAAACACTATCCAAACAAAGAGAGAATCAGAGAGGCAGCGAGTAAGACACATGAGATTATTGAACATCTCTTCTCTGATAAAGAGATAAAGCCGGCAATCAGACTTGCAATCAGGCTGAGGGAATTAGCAGCGCGACTGGAGTCAATCGTTGGAGACGTGGTGGATTGCATCAATGGAAACGGCTCAGCCAGCAGCTTGGAGCCAACCGTTGGAGACGTGGTGGATTACATCAAGCTGGGAAACGACTCCGATGTTAGTTCATCATCAAGATCAGCAATCGCAATTGTTGGTGTTGATAAAGATGTGAAAGTGATCAAGGATCGGCTTTTGGTGGAATCATCCAGACTATGGGTTCTCCCAATTGTTGGAACGGGAGGCATTG CTTCCACGAAGGGAATTTCAGATGCTAAGAGCGACATCCCTATGGAAAACTTAATTTACGACTATCTAAAACGTCGGAGGTATCTTATTGTTATGGACGACATGTGGAGCAAGAAAGCTTGGGATGATGTCAAGATGTTGTTTCCTGATGCGGGTAATAGCAGTGGGATAATAGTCACCACAAGGCTGCAGGATGTGGCTGCTTATGTCGACTCTTCTAACTCCATTCATAATATGAGTTTGTTGGATTCACATCAGAGCTGGAATTTGCTAAAGCGGAAGGTGTTCGGATATAACGACATTCCTATTGAATTGGAAGACATTGGGTTCAAAATTGCTACAAATTGTGGAGGGTTGCCCCTTTCACTTGTGATGGCGGCTGGACTTCTATCTAAGATTCCGATTCATAATCGAGACTCATGGAAGCAAATTGCTGCAGACAGCGGGCAGCTTGAAACAATAATTTGTTCGAGCTATACCCATTTACCCAATCACTCGAAGCCATGTCTTTTATATATGGGTGGCTTTCCAGAAGATTACGAGATTCGTGTCTCAGAACTTATTAACCTTTGGATATCCGAAGGTTTTGTAACACTTTCAAATGGATCTAAAAGCTTGGAAAAGGAGGCAGAAGATTGTGTCGAGGATCTTGTCGAAAGAAGTTTAGTTTTGGTTACCAACAGGAAGTCTGATGGGAAGATAAAGAGTTGCAGCCTTCATGATATTGTGCGGGAATTTCTCGTAAGGCAGGCTGCAAAAGAGAAGGTAATTCTTTCTGTTATGGATTACTTACCTACTCCTATCCTGCGAAAGTATTTTGTTCCACGTCTCATAAAAGATCATCACATCATAAGTGCTAGTTCATATGATCTACATCTCAAAGACTACGGGCATAGCTCACACATTCGTACCATAATATGTATTCCGAAGAAAGGGTATAGATATGTGGGCTTTGTAGAGAAGTTTAGTTCGCTAAGGGTCCTCCATGTTTTACGTAGAAATGATCACTGGGATTGGGAGCCAGGTCAAGTGTTCGATCTGGTTCATTTAACTTACCTTGCTTCCAACATTCCCAATAGTATTGTTCCTTCGGCTATATCAAAGCTTCAGAATCTTCAGACTTTAGTTATTTATAGATCTGAGGTTCGTTTACCCATGGAGATTTGGAGGTTGCGACAATTAAGACATCTTATTGCCTTCTCATTTCAACCTTTACCGAACCCTGAAGGGGAAAAAAATCCTCTTCAGAACCTGCAGGCACTTTCGTTGGCAATGGACTTCGTGTGTAGTAAAAGAATGGTGGAAATGATTCGAAACATTAAAAAGCTGGGAATATGTTACTCCAAGGAGAAGCTTGATGGGGATGCGAGCTATTGCCTCAACAATCTTAAATATCTATTTGAACTTGAGAAATTGAAACTGGAGATGCATGTAGATTCTTCATGTATAGAACAAGAATCGGAGATGCCTGCACGTGAAGATTTTTCATTTAGAGGTCTAAACTTTCCTATAAACTTTCCTTTACAGCTGAGAAGGTTAACCTTGGGTGGTTGGAGGCTTTCTTGCAGTGTTATGACCATCATTGGTTCATTACCTAATCTTCAAGTGCTTAAACTAAGAAACTTTGCTTGCCACGGCGGTTACTGGGTAACATCTGAGGGAGAATTCCGTGAACTGAGATATCTGCTAATCGACGGATCATATTTGGCTTATTGGACGACTGAAGCTAGCCACTTCCCGAGACTCGAGTGTTAG